AGCGTCAGTACGTGACGGAGATGAAGACCGTCACGTCGACCGAGTACACGACGGAGACCCGCGAGCGGACCTACACGGTCAACAAGCGGGTCCCGCGGACGGAGGAGCGGACCCGCACGGTCACCGTGCAGGTTCCCGAGACCCGGACGCGGACGGAGACCTACACGGTCAACAAGAACGTGACGGAGACCAAGACGGCCGAATACACCGTCCAGGTCCCCTACACCGAGACGGTCGAGCAGACCTACACGGTGAACGTTCCGGTTTCGGAGGAGAAGACCTCCACCTACACCGTGATGGTTCCCAAGCAGGAGGAGAAGACCTCCACCTACTCGGTCCAGGTCCCGTACACCGAGACGGTCGAGCAGACCTACACGGTGAGCGTGCCCAAGAGCGAGGAGCGGACGCAGACCTACACGGTGCAGGTCCCCTACACCGAGCAGGTCGAGCAGAGCTACACGGCGTACGAGACGGTGAGCGAGGAGAAGACCTCCACCTACTCGGTCCAGGTCCCCTACACCGAGACGGTCGAGCAGACCTACACGGTGAACGTGCCGGTGCAGGAGGAGAAGACCTCCACCTACACCGTCCAGGTGCCCTACACCGAAGAGAAGGTCTCGACCTACACCGTCAGCGTGCCCTACACCGAGCAGGTCGAGCAGACCTACACGGTGAACGTCCCCTACACCGAGCAGATGACCGGCAGCCGGACCGTGCAGAAGCGCGTCCCGGTGCAGGGCAGCCGCACGGTGCAGGTCCGCGGCGGCAGCTGGCAGACCCAGCAGACCGAGGTCGGTGGCGGTGTCGACTCGTGCGGCAACCCCTGCCCCCCGAAGATCTGCTGCAAGCGCGTCTGGGTGCCGACGTGTGAGACGAAGGAAGTTCCGTACACCACCTACCAGTGCGTGACGGAGGAGGTTCCCTACTCCTACTCGGTGCAGAAGTGCCGCCAGGAGCAGCAGAGCCGGATGATCAACGTGACCCGGACCCGTTCCGAAGAGCGGACTCGCACCTACTCGGTGACGAACTACCGCAGCGAGGAGCGGACCCGTTCCTACACGGTCACGAAGATGGTCCCCGAGACGAAGAGCCGTTCGGTGAACGTGACGAAGTGCCGCTCCGAGGAGCGGACCCGGAACTACACCGTGCAGAAGTGCGTCCCGGTCACGAAGTCGCGGATGGTGACGGTCACCAAGACCCGTCCCGAGGAGCGGACCCGGACCTACACCGTGACCAACATGGTGCAGGAGACCCGGAACCGCTCGGTGCCGGTCACCCGGTACCGCAGCGAGGAGCGGACCCGCAGCTACACCGTCACCACCATGGTGCCGGAGGAGCGGACCCGCACCTACACCGTGACGAAGATGGTGCCCGAGACGAAGACCCGTTCGGTCAACGTCACGAAGTACCGGACCGAGACGAAGACCCGCGAGTACACGGTCACCCGGAGCGTGCCGGAGACCATGACCCGCGACGTCAAGTACACGGTCAATGTCCCGCAGCAGAAGACAGAGAGCTACTCGGTCACGGTCTATGACAACGTGCCCGAGACGCAGACGCAGTCCTACACGGTCCGCGTCCCGCACACGGTCACGAAGGAAGTGCCGGTGCAGAAGTGCATCACCGTGGCCGTCGAGGTGCCGGTGGAGAGCGGCTGCGGCGGTTCGTCGGCCGGTAGCTGGGGCGGCGACGGTGGCTCGGCTGGCGGCTGCGGCGGCGACGCCGGCTGCGGCGATGCCGGTGGCTGCGGTTCCGCGGGCGGCTGCGGCGATGCCGGTGCCTGTGGCGATTGCGGCTCGAGTGGCTCGGCTGGCTGCGGCGGCAAGGCCTGCGGCGGTCGGAAGCGCCTCCTCGGCTGCAAGAAGGGCTGCTGATTCAGGCCCCCGCACTGCGGGCACCTGAGCGAAAAGAAGCGGGCCGGACGGGAAACCGTCCGGCCCGCTCTGTTTTCCCGGGGCGTTTTGTCAAGCGGACGTCCGGCCGAACCGCGGCGTCGAGATCGGCACCCGACCGCGGCCGCAGCTGCCGAACCGCTCAGCCGCGCTGCTTGAGCAGATCGCGGATCTCCATCAGCAGTTCCTGGTCTTTCGTCGGCGGCGGCGGGGCGACCGCGGCTGCCGCGGCCTTCGACTTCATCAGCCAGCCGAGGAACTTGACGATGAACACGAACAGCGCCAGGGCGAGGAGCAGAAAGCTGACGATGTCGCCGAGAAACGCGCCGTACGGCACTGTCTTGCCGCCGATCGTGAGCGCCGAATCTTTATAGCCACTGTCGCCCGGCATGATCAGGCTCACAACCGGCATGATGATGTTGTCGACCAGGCTCGAGACGATCTTGCCGAATGCCCCGCCGATGATCACGCCGACTGCAAGGTCGATGACGTTGCCCTTGAAGGCGAAGTTCTTGAACTCCTCGAACAGCGACAGGGCCTTGTCGGACGGCGTGGGCATCGGGGCTTCTCCTGAGGGATCGACGGCGTTTTCGTCCGTGTCCAACGGTGGCACATTCGGACGATCAATCGGCGGAAGATAGCAGCCGCTGCGCGGAGAAGTCCGCCGGGAGCCCGGGCGCTGCCGGAGTTGTGAAAGAGTCGGCAACTTCCGGCAGTCTCGTCCGGGAAACGTCGGTTTTTCCACATCACTTCGCCGCCCGTCGCCGCCACGGTGCGTGCCGAGCCAGCCCGACGGGAACGCGACCAAGGGACCGGCGAGTCGCTGGTTGACTCGTCTCGTCTTTCCCTATGATGACGGACTACGCCGCTTATCCAGCGCGGAGAAGAATCGCGGTCAACCACAGCGGAGGAGTGCATGTCGTCGCGTCGAGCGCGGTCGCCACAGTGGACAACGGCCATGAAGGGCCTTATCCGCGGACAGATATGGTTGTTGGTGGCGGCGCTGGTCGCCGTCGGGGCGGCGCCGGGGTTCTGCCAGGCGCCAATTGCCAAGCCGACGCCGCAGCCTGCCGTGACCGAGGAGACCAAGCCGGCCGACCAAGCCGCGGTCGATGTCATGATCGTCGAAATCGCTGAACCTCTCGCGGAGCTCGTCGCCGCCGTCACCCGTGAGGGGGAGTCAACGGTCAAGGCCTTCAACGCCGGGGATGCCAAGGCGCTCGGTGAGCTGTTCATGGAACAGGGGGAGTTGATCGACGAAAATGGCACCGTGACCAGCGGGCGGAAGGCGATCACTGCCCTTTTTCAGGCGTTTTTCGAGAAGTTTCCCAAGGCGACGCTGCAGATGGAGATCACCGGACTGCGGCAGGTCGGCGACGACCTGGCGGTCGAGGAGGGTGTGCGCCTGATCACCGTCGACGACGGGCAGACCGCGGCGCAGCTCCGTTATGTCGCGATGCGCGACAAGGTCGGAAATGCCTGGCCGGTCGCCTCCTACCGGGAGTTTGCCGACGATCCGCTGCCCACCCCTGCCGAGATGCTCCAGGGGGTCGCGTGGCTGGTCGGCGACTGGATCGACGAAAGCCCCGAGGGGCGGACCGAGGTCAGCTACCGCTTCAGCGAAGACGGCAATTTCTTGGTCGGTGAATACACGCTGGCGATCGGCGGAATGGAGGCTTCGAGGAGCGCCCAGCGGATCGGCTTTGATCCGATCGAGGGGGTGCTGCGGAGCTGGACGTTCGATTCAGACGGCGGGTTCAGCGAGGGGGAGTGGTTCCCCACCGAGACGGGATGGCTGATCCGCTCCGAGGCGACGCTTCCCGACGGAACGACCGGTTCGGCGACCGTCGAGCTGACGCCGGTCGATGGCGACCACTTCACGATCCGTTCGACCGACCGAATCGTGGCCGGGGCCGTCGAGCCCGACTTCGAGCTTAAGATCGCCCGGCGGCCACCGGCACCCGAGGGGGGGGCTCCGCCGCCGGCTCCGGCTGCAGGTGCGTCAGGAACTCCCACTCCTGCCAAGCCGGCGGGGCAATGAACAGGCTGCGACGGGGAGCGTAGATGGTGTCCGCACGGTGGACGACGGTCGGGATGGTGCGTGAAGCAGGATCCTGCCCATTGGTGACCTCTGTGGCTCGGTTCGGCGACGGTGACCTCTGGGTGACGGTGACCTCTGGGTGACGGTGACCTCTGGGTGACGGTGACCTCTGGGTGACGGTGACCTCTGGGTGACGGTGACCTCTGGGTGACGGTGACCTCTGGGTGATGCGGCTGCGATGAAGTGTTTCCCGCGAGTTTTCAGTGGTGTGTTCCTCTGGCCGGTCGTCGCGGTGGCGGCGCTGACGCTCGTGTTTCCGGCGGTGACTGTCGCCTCCCCCGGACGGGCCGGCGGAGGGGGCGCGCGGCCGTCGATGGGGCGTGTCGGCGGGGGGGGTGCCAGACCGAGCATGCCGCAAGCGTCGCGTCCGGCCCAGGGGATGCAGCGGCCGAGCATGCCCCAGATGTCGCGCCCCAGCCCTGGGGCGGGGATGCAGGGACGCCCGGGCGGAATGGGAATGTCGCCGGGTGCGGCGGCCCAGAGGCCGAGTTTTCAGCGGCCCGGCGGTGCGATGCCCAACATGTCGCGCCCCTCGCTCCCGAGCGCCCAGTCCAGGCCGGCGATGCCGGGGGGGGGGAATGTCCGGGATCGGTGGGAGCCGCCCGGGGCTTGGTGGCATGCGTCCGGGTGGAGCTGGTGCAATCCCGGGGATCGGTCAGCCGGGAGCCGGCGGGTTGACCCGCCCAGCGCTGCAGCCAGGGGGCATCGGCAGCCGCCCCGGTGGACTCTCGGGAGCAGGCGTTCCCGCCGGCCGACCTGGCCTCACGCCGTCGACGCGCCCTGGTTTTACGCCTGGGGGAACGCCGGGTGGCCTCGGCGGCATCGGCAGTCGTCCTGGGGGGCTTGGTGGCGGTGCCGCAAGCCGGCCCGGGGGTGGGTTTTCGACCCGTCCGGCGCCGTCTTTGACTCCGGGTCAGATCGGTGGAGGCAACAGGCCCGGAGGCGGGGGAATTCAAACCGGTCCCGGGGCCACGCTTCCCGGCAGCGGTGGTGGCAATCGCCCGGGTGGGATTGGCGGTGGCATCAATAATTCCCCGCAGACCAAGCCATTTCCGGCTCCGGGGGGCGGAGCGGGGGGCAACCGTCCGGGTGGCATCACCGGCGGCGGTAGTCAGCCACATACCAAGCCGTTCCCTGCGCCTGGTGGCGGCGGGGGCAACGCTGGAAATATCCCGGGCGGTGGCGGGATCAACCGCCCGGGCATCGGCGGCAATCGACCCGGAGGCGGTGGGAATCGCCCGGGAATCGGTGGCAATCGCCCCGATGGCATCGGCAACCGTCCCGATGGTGGCGTCACGACGCTACCCGGTGAAATCGGCGGCGGGAATCGCCCAGGGGGGAATCGCCCGAGCCGACCGGGGATCGGCGGCGATCGGCCGGGAGGCTGGAACCGGCCCGGCGAGGGCGGGTGGAATCGCCCGGGGATCGGCGGTGACCGGCCTGGTGGTTGGAACCGGCCCGGCGAGTGGAATCGGCCGGGCACGATCAACCGGCCCGTCAACAACGGCTCGATCATCGGCAGCGGCAACAACAACTCGATCGGAAACACGCTCAACAACCTCAACGTCAGCAACAATTTCAATACCAACAACTTCAACAACTGGGGCGCCGGCGGTTGGGGGGGCAATACCAACGTCGCCATCGGCGTCGGCGGCCTGGGAGGCTGGGGCCTCGGAGGGCTGGGATACGGTGGAGGCTATGGCTACGGCGGGTATGGCTATGGCTACGGCGGCTACGGCGGCGGCTGGGGAAACGCCTGGAATACCGGCTACGTGAACCCGTCATATGGTTGGTACAACGGCTGCTGGAGTGGAAACTGGGGCAACGGCTACTACGGCGGCTGGGGCGCCCCGCTG
The sequence above is a segment of the Planctomycetota bacterium genome. Coding sequences within it:
- the mscL gene encoding large conductance mechanosensitive channel protein MscL, encoding MSLFEEFKNFAFKGNVIDLAVGVIIGGAFGKIVSSLVDNIIMPVVSLIMPGDSGYKDSALTIGGKTVPYGAFLGDIVSFLLLALALFVFIVKFLGWLMKSKAAAAAVAPPPPTKDQELLMEIRDLLKQRG
- a CDS encoding SgcJ/EcaC family oxidoreductase, which encodes MSSRRARSPQWTTAMKGLIRGQIWLLVAALVAVGAAPGFCQAPIAKPTPQPAVTEETKPADQAAVDVMIVEIAEPLAELVAAVTREGESTVKAFNAGDAKALGELFMEQGELIDENGTVTSGRKAITALFQAFFEKFPKATLQMEITGLRQVGDDLAVEEGVRLITVDDGQTAAQLRYVAMRDKVGNAWPVASYREFADDPLPTPAEMLQGVAWLVGDWIDESPEGRTEVSYRFSEDGNFLVGEYTLAIGGMEASRSAQRIGFDPIEGVLRSWTFDSDGGFSEGEWFPTETGWLIRSEATLPDGTTGSATVELTPVDGDHFTIRSTDRIVAGAVEPDFELKIARRPPAPEGGAPPPAPAAGASGTPTPAKPAGQ